The following are from one region of the Gossypium hirsutum isolate 1008001.06 chromosome D03, Gossypium_hirsutum_v2.1, whole genome shotgun sequence genome:
- the LOC107950099 gene encoding uncharacterized protein has protein sequence MGHRKKNVAPRSKQAPELTPNNAKIDVLALPLESDYGSPSSSPSSYAAVKGECERALTALRRGNHTKALRLMKDSCTRHENSVHAALIHRVQGTVCVKVASIIDDSNAKQRHLKNAIDSAKKAVELSPNSIEFAHFYANLLYELANDAKEYEVVIQECERALAIENPVDPAKESLQEESQQKISTAEARILHVQSELKSLIQKSNIASISNWMKNLGSGEEKYRVIPLRRLPEDPMEVRLVQARRPNEIKKATKTPEERRKEIEVRVAAARLLQQQKSDAASSSPVLQGEGERNGLDFTSGGGQRGGADRRRKNSSTAERGDWVRSFWNSMSVDSKKDLLKIRVSDLKAYFGLLKDGLASEVLSEALAFAEVNKTFKFWVCCRCSEKFADSESHMQHVEQEHMGNLIPKMQTVLPQSVDKEWIEMLLNCSWDPLDISAAVKMIGNQPKFGEPEFSHDFYSRNHNEDSDNCLKDVSGKEKFRDPYNCGSFKGNDCDNVHNIECKECDGNQGSVAYPLMNSWLTVDDAERARLLERIRATFELLIRHNYLAAGHLNKVTQFTMDELQSMVSGSQLLNYGVDQSPMCIRFLGATQLRKILKLLQDISHSCGLARYSEKTATMDDVNGAAEVLEVKEKIILSADASCLLLDEHLLPDAAIEDATQGNANGSNGNGVLQDADALLSWIFAGPSSGDQLASWMRMKEEKTQQGLEILQMLEKEFYHLQSLCERKCDHISYEEALQAVEDLCLEEGKKRETSTEFVHRSYESVLRKRREELVENESDVMFLSGRFELDAISNILKEAEALNVNQFGYGDTYAGLTSQLCDLESGEDDDWGAKDYLHQVDTCIEVAIQRQKEQLSVELSKIDARIMRNVTGMQQLEVKLEPVSAHDYQSVLLPLVKSYLRVHLEDLAEKDATEKSDAAREAFLAELARDSKKGIRGGNDNSRHSQDKSKDKKKNKEFRKSKDSKVSGGNELHILTDETAEQVSLAVASDGDHLGSEVVSVNSDDLKQQEEELRRKIELEAEERKLEETLEYQRRIENVAKQKHLAEQNKKTNQAYAKNARDGLHDAYLEVGDLDIKEHLARRNGVVNNWNSIPVSNANGSVVPVTHNKFKQGLSNGSVSEDGLLPSERRTGRKGRRHKSSNKFLDGKSPVVSSEKESIQVGSSHVHVEEQVRYVDGVPTDSVVSVSGEGNTKTLGQLQAQEDDEERFQADLKKAVRQSLDTYQAQRVPLQVNNHIVSPNDVSNEGLNETDVFGTGLQNEVGEYNCFLNVIIQSLWHLRRFRDEFLRRSTSDHVHVGEPCVVCSLYEIFIALNIASTDARKEPVAPTSLRIALSNLYPDSNFFQEAQMNDASEVLAVIFDCLHRSFTSGSSDCDADSGDSHCTGSWDCANNACIVHSLFGMDIFERMNCYSCGLESRHLKYTTFFHNINASALRTMKVMCAESSFDEVLNLVEMNHQLACDAEAGGCGKLNYIHHILSNSPRVFATVLGWQNTCESADDIAATLAALNTEIDISVLYRGLDPKNKHNLVSVVCYYGQHYHCFAYSHDHERWIMYDDKIVKVIGSWADVITMCERGHLQPQVLFFEAVN, from the exons ATGGGGCACAGGAAGAAAAACGTTGCTCCAAGATCAAAACAGGCGCCCGAGCTGACTCCCAATAATGCGAAGATCGATGTATTGGCGCTTCCACTTGAATCCGATTATGGTTCTCCCTCTTCCTCGCCGTCGTCCTATGCGGCGGTTAAGGGGGAGTGTGAACGAGCCCTAACGGCACTCCGACGTGGCAATCATACCAAAGCGCTTCGGTTGATGAAAGATTCGTGTACTCGTCATGAGAACTCGGTTCATGCGGCGCTAATCCACCGCGTTCAAGGCACGGTCTGCGTGAAAGTGGCATCCATCATCGATGACTCTAACGCCAAGCAGCGGCATTTGAAGAACGCTATCGATTCGGCCAAAAAAGCTGTGGAATTGTCTCCGAACTCGATCGAATTTGCTCATTTTTATGCTAATTTACTGTACGAATTAGCCAACGATGCGAAAGAGTATGAAGTGGTGATTCAAGAATGTGAACGCGCATTGGCCATTGAGAATCCGGTAGATCCCGCCAAAGAAAGCTTGCAAGAAGAGAGTCAACAGAAAATATCAACCGCGGAGGCAAGAATTTTGCACGTGCAGAGTGAGCTGAAGTCATTGATACAGAAATCGAATATCGCTTCAATTTCTAATTGGATGAAGAATTTAGGGAGTGGAGAAGAGAAGTATAGGGTCATTCCGCTTAGGAGACTACCCGAGGATCCTATGGAGGTTAGGTTAGTACAAGCGAGAAGACCTAACGAGATTAAGAAAGCTACAAAGACGCcagaagaaagaaggaaagagaTTGAGGTTAGAGTTGCTGCTGCTAGATTGTTGCAGCAGCAGAAATCTGACGCAGCCTCTTCTTCTCCAGTGTTGCAGGGCGAGGGAGAGAGGAACGGACTGGATTTTACTTCCGGAGGTGGACAAAGGGGAGGAGCAGATAGGAGGAGGAAGAATAGTTCTACAGCTGAAAGGGGAGATTGGGTTCGATCGTTTTGGAATTCAATGAGTGTTGATTCGAAGAAAGATTTGCTTAAGATTAGGGTTAGTGATCTCAAAGCATATTTTGGTTTGTTGAAAGATGGGTTAGCGAGTGAGGTCTTATCAGAGGCTTTAGCATTTGCGGAGGTTAATAAGACTTTTAAGTTTTGGGTTTGTTGTAGATGTAGTGAGAAGTTTGCGGATTCAGAGTCTCACATGCAGCATGTTGAACAGGAACATATGGGGAACCTCATCCCAAAAATGCAGACTGTTCTGCCACAAAGTGTTGATAAAGAGTGGATAGAGATGCTCCTTAACTGTTCTTGGGATCCCCTGGATATTTCTGCTGCAGTTAAAATGATTGGCAACCAGCCTAAATTTGGTGAGCCGGAGTTTTCTCATGATTTTTACTCACGGAACCATAATGAAGATAGTGATAATTGCCTTAAAGATGTGAGTGGTAAGGAAAAATTTAGGGATCCCTACAATTGTGGTAGTTTTAAGGGCAATGATTGTGACAATGTTCATAACattgaatgcaaagaatgtgatGGAAACCAGGGTTCTGTAGCATATCCCCTTATGAATAGTTGGCTGACAGTGGATGATGCTGAGCGTGCCAGGCTGCTTGAAAGAATCCGTGCTACTTTTGAACTGCTTATTAGACATAACTACCTTGCTGCTGGCCATCTTAACAAGGTGACACAGTTCACAATGGATGAGTTGCAGAGTATGGTTTCTGGTTCTCAGCTTCTGAATTACGGTGTAGATCAGAGTCCCATGTGCATTCGTTTTTTAGGAGCTACACAACTTAGAAAAATCCTCAAATTATTGCAGGATATATCTCATTCTTGTGGTCTGGCTAGATATTCTGAGAAGACTGCTACTATGGATGATGTGAATGGTGCTGCTGAGGTTCTTGAGGTTAAAGAGAAGATTATTCTTAGTGCAGATGCTTCCTGTCTACTCCTGGATGAACATTTATTGCCTGATGCAGCAATAGAAGATGCTACTCAAGGCAATGCTAATGGTAGCAATGGAAATGGGGTTTTACAGGATGCTGATGCTCTGCTGTCCTGGATATTTGCAGGCCCCTCAAGTGGGGATCAATTGGCATCATGGATGCGCATGAAAGAAGAGAAAACGCAGCAAGGACTTGAAATACTTCAGATGCTGGAGAAAGAATTTTATCACCTACAGAGCCTCTGTGAGAGAAAATGTGATCATATAAGCTATGAGGAAGCACTGCAGGCTGTGGAGGATCTCTGTCTTGAAGAAGGTAAGAAGAGAGAGACTTCCACTGAATTTGTTCATAGAAGCTATGAATCTGTCCTTAGGAAGCGAAGAGAAGAACTTGTTGAGAATGAAAGTGATGTTATGTTCCTCAGCGGCAGATTTGAGTTGGATGctatatcaaatattttaaaagaagcAGAAGCACTGAATGTCAATCAATTTGGCTACGGGGATACTTATGCTGGTTTGACTTCTCAGTTATGTGACTTGGAATCTGGTGAAGATGATGACTGGGGAGCTAAGGATTATCTGCATCAAGTGGACACCTGCATAGAGGTTGCCATTCAGAGGCAGAAGGAACAATTATCAGTTGAG CTTAGCAAAATTGATGCACGAATTATGCGAAATGTTACTGGGATGCAGCAGTTGGAAGTCAAACTTGAGCCTGTGTCAGCGCATGATTATCAATCAGTGTTGTTGCCTTTAGTGAAATCATACTTGAGG gtaCACTTGGAGGATCTGGCCGAGAAAGATGCCACTGAGAAGTCTGATGCTGCAAGAGAAGCTTTTTTAGCAGAGCTTGCGCGCGACTCTAAGAAGGGTATTCGAGGGGGAAATGATAATTCCAGACATTCACAGGATAAAAGCAAGGATAAGAAAAAGAACAAGGAGTTCCGAAAATCCAAGGACTCAAAG GTTTCTGGTGGAAACGAGCTGCATATACTTACTGATGAGACTGCTGAGCAAGT TTCTTTGGCAGTTGCTTCTGATGGTGATCATCTAGGTTCTGAAGTTGTTTCTGTGAATAGTGATGACTTGAAACAACAAGAAGAGGAATTGAGACGAAAAATTGAGCTTGAAGCAGAGGAAAGAAAGCTTGAAGAGACTTTGGAGTATCAAAGACGGATTGAGAATGTGGCTAAACAGAAGCATCTTGCtgagcaaaataaaaaaaccaatcaAGCATATGCAAAGAATGCACGAGATGGTTTGCATGATGCTTACTTGGAAGTAGGTGATCTAGATATTAAG GAACATTTGGCACGAAGGAACGGGGTTGTAAACAATTGGAATAGCATACCAGTGAGCAATGCCAATGGTTCAGTTGTGCCAGTAactcataataaatttaaacaag GACTATCTAATGGTTCAGTCTCAGAGGATGGTCTTTTGCCTAGTGAAAGACGGACAGGAAGAAAGGGTAGACGACATAAGAGTTCCAACAAATTTCTTGATGGAAAGTCTCCAGTAGTGTCTTCTGAAAAGGAAAGTATTCAAGTTGGAAGTTCTCATGTCCATGTAGAAGAGCAAGTTAGATATGTTGATGGTGTCCCCACGGATAGCG TTGTTTCCGTATCTGGAGAAGGCAATACAAAGACTTTAGGACAACTGCAAGCTCAGGAAGATGATGAAGAAAGGTTCCAAGCTGACCTTAAGAAGGCAGTTCGCCAAAGCCTTG ACACTTACCAAGCACAAAGAGTACCTTTGCAAGTAAACAACCATATTGTCTCACCAAATGATGTCTCCAATGAAGGTTTGAATGAAACTGATGTGTTTGGTACTGGCCTCCAGAATGAAGTTGGTGAATATAATTGTTTTCTGAATGTTATAATACAG TCTTTATGGCACTTGAGACGGTTTCGTGATGAATTCTTGCGGAGATCGACATCAGATCATGTTCATGTGGGAGAGCCATGTGTTGTCTGTTCACTATATGAAATTTTCATTGCCCTGAACATTGCATCTACTGATGCACGGAAAGAACCTGTTGCCCCTACATCACTTAGAATAGCTCTTAGCAACTTGTATCCAGATAGTAACTTTTTCCAAGAG GCTCAGATGAATGATGCTTCTGAAGTATTGGCTGTAATATTTGATTGCCTTCATCGCTCTTTTACTTCTGGTTCGAGCGATTGTGATGCTGACTCGGGGGACAGCCACTGCACTGGCTCCTGGGATTGTGCAAACAATGCTTGTATAGTGCATTCCCTTTTCGGGATGGATATCTTTGAGCGAATGAACTGCTACAGTTGTGGTCTGGAGTCCAGACATTTGAAATACACCACTTTCTTTCATAATATAAATGCCAGTGCACTGCGAACAATGAAG GTTATGTGTGCAGAAAGTTCCTTTGATGAGGTTTTAAATCTTGTGGAGATGAACCATCAGTTAGCATGTGATGCAGAGGCTGGTGGCTGTGGGAAGCTCAACTATATCCACCACATTCTCTCAAATTCACCACGTGTTTTCGCGACAG TTCTTGGATGGCAGAATACCTGTGAAAGTGCTGATGACATAGCAGCAACACTTGCTGCCTTAAACACTGAAATAGATATTAGTGTCCTTTATCGTGGTCTTGATCCGAAAAACAAGCATAATCTTGTCTCAGTG GTTTGCTATTACGGGCAACACTATCACTGTTTTGCCTATAGTCATGATCATGAAAGATGGATTATGTACGATGACAAAATTGTCAAG GTAATTGGTAGCTGGGCTGATGTCATTACAATGTGTGAGCGGGGGCACCTGCAACCTCAGGTTCTATTCTTTGAAgctgtaaattaa